One Granulicella sp. 5B5 DNA window includes the following coding sequences:
- a CDS encoding isochorismatase family protein: protein MPLTQLDPIAALLVIDLQKGIVSMPLAHDTTDIVERSARLARAFRLHHLPVVLVNVTGRAPGRTDIPSPVSAPPPGWDELDPRLDQQPGDIFISKQRVGAFLGTTLHEQLRQRGVTQIFLTGIATASGVESTARSAFDLGYNVVFVTDAMTDRDPETHQYYVEKVFPRRGETTTTQNVLDQLAARPPESPNEKE from the coding sequence ATGCCCCTTACGCAGCTCGATCCCATCGCCGCCCTTCTCGTCATCGACCTGCAGAAAGGCATCGTCTCGATGCCTCTTGCACACGACACCACCGATATCGTGGAACGCTCTGCTCGGCTCGCCCGTGCCTTCCGCCTGCACCATCTGCCCGTCGTGTTGGTCAACGTAACAGGCCGCGCACCCGGCCGTACGGACATACCGAGTCCGGTCTCCGCACCTCCGCCCGGCTGGGATGAGCTCGACCCACGGCTGGACCAGCAACCAGGCGACATCTTTATCAGCAAACAACGTGTCGGCGCCTTTCTAGGCACTACGCTCCACGAACAGCTGCGCCAGCGCGGTGTCACGCAGATCTTCCTCACCGGCATTGCCACAGCCTCTGGCGTGGAATCGACCGCGCGCAGCGCCTTCGACCTTGGCTACAACGTGGTCTTCGTCACCGATGCGATGACCGACCGCGACCCAGAGACCCATCAGTACTACGTGGAGAAGGTCTTCCCACGGCGTGGTGAGACAACTACGACGCAGAACGTTCTCGACCAGCTTGCAGCAAGGCCGCCTGAGTCGCCAAACGAAAAGGAGTAG
- a CDS encoding MFS transporter translates to MQSTSEPGVEQGASIRQPRFAHAWRALRHRNFQLFVSGQSISLIGTWMTRLATSWLVYRLTHSALLLGVVGFAGQIPTFLLAPFAGVLIERMDRRKLLVWTQALAAVQSLAMAALTLAHRITIHEIVVLSILQGVINAFDMPGRQSFLVQMVESRDDLSNAIAINSSMVNAARLIGPALAGIVIAAVGEGWCFAIDGISYFAVIVSLLMMSVPPRVIRRATVTMVEQLKEGWSYVSTFRPIRTILTLFALLSLMGWPYAVLLPIFAAQVLHGGPHTLGFLTGASGIGALVSALSLAVRKSVRGLTRMIPIAAVVFGVGLILFGLSHWLWLSMLLMLFVGFGMMQGLACSNTIIQTLVPEDKRSRVMSYYTMAFVGMAPFGSLLAGGLAHWIGAPKTVMFTGAACVLGGIWFTLELPAIRKIIKPIYQELGILPVK, encoded by the coding sequence GTGCAGAGTACATCCGAACCAGGTGTCGAACAGGGGGCATCCATACGCCAGCCAAGGTTCGCACACGCATGGCGAGCCTTGCGTCATCGTAACTTCCAGCTCTTCGTCTCGGGCCAGAGCATCTCGTTGATAGGCACCTGGATGACGCGCCTTGCAACGAGCTGGCTCGTCTACCGGCTCACGCACTCCGCGTTGCTGCTGGGCGTCGTAGGTTTTGCCGGCCAGATTCCGACCTTCCTGCTTGCTCCCTTTGCCGGCGTGCTCATTGAGCGCATGGACCGCCGCAAACTCCTCGTCTGGACACAGGCATTGGCAGCGGTCCAGTCGCTCGCGATGGCCGCGCTCACCCTTGCGCATCGCATCACTATTCACGAGATCGTCGTCCTCAGCATCCTGCAGGGCGTCATCAACGCCTTCGACATGCCGGGACGCCAGTCCTTCCTCGTGCAGATGGTCGAAAGCCGCGACGACCTCTCAAACGCCATCGCCATCAACTCCTCGATGGTCAATGCCGCACGGCTCATTGGCCCCGCGCTCGCAGGTATCGTGATCGCGGCCGTTGGCGAGGGCTGGTGCTTTGCCATCGACGGCATCAGTTATTTCGCCGTCATCGTCTCACTGCTGATGATGTCTGTTCCGCCGCGTGTCATCCGTCGCGCGACCGTCACCATGGTGGAGCAGCTCAAAGAAGGCTGGTCGTACGTCAGCACTTTCCGTCCGATCCGCACGATTCTGACGCTCTTCGCCTTGCTCTCCCTCATGGGATGGCCTTACGCTGTGCTCTTGCCCATCTTTGCTGCGCAGGTATTGCACGGCGGTCCGCACACTCTCGGCTTCCTTACAGGAGCTTCAGGGATTGGCGCGCTCGTCAGCGCGCTCTCACTCGCAGTCCGCAAATCCGTCCGTGGTCTTACTCGAATGATTCCAATTGCTGCAGTGGTCTTCGGCGTGGGGTTGATTCTCTTCGGCCTCTCGCACTGGCTCTGGCTCTCGATGCTGCTGATGCTCTTCGTCGGCTTCGGCATGATGCAGGGGCTCGCATGCAGCAACACCATCATCCAGACGCTTGTCCCAGAGGACAAACGCAGCCGAGTGATGAGCTACTACACGATGGCGTTCGTCGGCATGGCCCCATTTGGCAGCCTGCTCGCGGGCGGTCTCGCGCACTGGATCGGCGCGCCGAAGACCGTGATGTTTACAGGCGCTGCGTGCGTTCTGGGAGGCATCTGGTTCACGCTGGAGCTTCCCGCTATCCGCAAGATCATCAAGCCAATCTATCAGGAACTCGGAATTCTGCCGGTGAAGTAA
- a CDS encoding ankyrin repeat domain-containing protein produces MTYRGAQNLIKRGDEAGLREALEQGLDANLANQNGWTLLMLAAVEGSVPVGRALMEHGADASHANNKGHTAEQLAKDRGFDLFVAMLLEKNA; encoded by the coding sequence ATGACTTATCGAGGCGCGCAGAACCTGATCAAGCGTGGGGATGAGGCGGGGCTGCGCGAGGCGCTGGAGCAGGGGCTCGATGCCAACCTTGCAAACCAGAATGGCTGGACACTGCTGATGCTGGCGGCGGTGGAGGGCAGCGTGCCTGTGGGGCGCGCGCTTATGGAGCATGGCGCGGACGCCTCCCATGCAAACAACAAAGGGCACACAGCGGAGCAGCTTGCGAAGGACCGCGGCTTCGATCTCTTCGTTGCGATGCTTCTTGAGAAGAACGCCTGA
- a CDS encoding D-sedoheptulose 7-phosphate isomerase, with amino-acid sequence MMDLVKKQLEQSVATMTRVLADETIHAAVLEAGRVTAEAMKTGRKLMVCGNGGSAADAQHLVAEFVSRLTVDRPALRAIALTTDSSILTAIGNDYSYENVFERQVEALGLPGDVLLAISTSGNSKNCLKALALAKQMGVRTIAFTGNNGGRMAELAEINVIVPCDVTMNIQESQLALEHIFCMVVERCYFGPGFGEAQS; translated from the coding sequence ATGATGGACCTGGTGAAGAAGCAACTGGAGCAGTCGGTGGCGACGATGACGCGCGTGCTCGCGGATGAGACGATCCATGCCGCGGTGCTGGAGGCCGGGCGCGTGACCGCGGAGGCGATGAAAACCGGGCGCAAGCTGATGGTGTGCGGCAACGGCGGCTCGGCGGCGGATGCGCAGCATCTGGTTGCGGAGTTCGTCTCGCGGCTAACGGTGGACCGCCCTGCCCTGCGCGCGATCGCGCTGACGACGGACTCGAGCATTTTGACGGCGATTGGCAATGACTATAGCTATGAGAACGTCTTTGAGCGGCAGGTGGAGGCGCTCGGGTTGCCCGGCGATGTGCTGCTGGCGATCTCGACGAGCGGCAACTCGAAGAACTGTTTGAAGGCGCTGGCGCTGGCGAAACAGATGGGCGTGCGCACAATCGCGTTCACTGGAAACAATGGCGGCAGGATGGCCGAACTGGCGGAGATCAACGTGATTGTGCCTTGCGATGTAACAATGAATATTCAGGAGTCGCAGCTGGCGCTGGAGCATATCTTCTGCATGGTGGTGGAGCGGTGCTACTTCGGGCCGGGATTTGGAGAGGCACAATCATAA
- a CDS encoding glycosyltransferase family 2 protein produces MSAKTISILTPCYNEEANVLNLYNQVRAVMAQIGRYEYEHIFIDNASQDNTVAILKRIAAEDPNVKVIVNARNFGHIRSPMHALCQTRGDAVIGIVADLQDPPPMIADMIAAWEQGAYCVLGVKRTSEENSLMFWLRKQYYKLAERLSSVQTIQNFTGFGLYDRKVVDLVKSFDDPYPYFRGMIAEIGLPTVKLEYDQPARKFGVTKNNWYTLYDIGMLGIINHSKVPLRLASFAGFAGAVLSFLVALGYLAAKLIFWYTFTVGVAPMIIGLFFLQSIMLVFLGVMGEYVGAIYTQLQHRPYAVELERLNFDKPAGHPRQDAVTLGERTFA; encoded by the coding sequence GTGAGCGCGAAGACTATCTCGATCCTGACGCCCTGCTACAACGAAGAGGCGAACGTGCTGAACCTCTACAACCAGGTGCGCGCTGTGATGGCGCAGATCGGGCGATATGAGTATGAACACATCTTTATCGATAACGCCTCGCAGGACAATACTGTCGCGATACTGAAGAGGATTGCGGCCGAAGATCCGAACGTGAAGGTGATCGTGAATGCGCGCAACTTCGGACACATCCGGTCACCGATGCATGCCCTTTGCCAGACAAGAGGCGACGCGGTGATTGGGATTGTCGCCGACCTGCAGGACCCGCCTCCGATGATCGCGGACATGATCGCTGCATGGGAGCAGGGCGCGTACTGCGTGCTGGGCGTGAAGCGCACGAGTGAAGAGAACTCGCTGATGTTCTGGCTACGCAAGCAGTACTACAAGCTGGCGGAACGGCTGAGCTCGGTGCAGACAATCCAGAACTTTACGGGATTTGGACTGTACGACCGCAAGGTTGTGGACCTGGTGAAGAGCTTCGACGATCCTTATCCATATTTTCGCGGCATGATTGCGGAGATCGGGCTGCCGACCGTAAAGCTGGAGTACGATCAGCCAGCGCGCAAGTTCGGCGTGACGAAAAACAACTGGTACACGCTGTATGACATTGGGATGCTTGGCATCATTAACCACTCGAAGGTGCCGCTGCGGCTGGCGTCGTTTGCAGGGTTCGCGGGCGCGGTGCTGTCGTTCCTCGTTGCGCTTGGGTATCTCGCTGCGAAACTGATCTTCTGGTACACGTTCACGGTGGGCGTGGCGCCGATGATTATTGGGCTGTTTTTTCTGCAGTCGATCATGCTGGTGTTTCTCGGAGTGATGGGTGAGTATGTCGGGGCGATCTACACACAGCTGCAGCACCGGCCTTATGCGGTAGAACTGGAGCGGCTGAACTTTGACAAGCCCGCCGGGCATCCGCGGCAGGACGCAGTGACGCTCGGGGAGCGGACGTTCGCATGA